The following are from one region of the Flavobacteriaceae bacterium UJ101 genome:
- the mnmE|trmE|MSS1 gene encoding tRNA modification GTPase MnmE (Exhibits a very high intrinsic GTPase hydrolysis rate. Involved in the addition of a carboxymethylaminomethyl (cmnm) group at the wobble position (U34) of certain tRNAs, forming tRNA- cmnm(5)s(2)U34; Belongs to the TRAFAC class TrmE-Era-EngA-EngB-Septin- like GTPase superfamily. TrmE GTPase family; Contains 1 TrmE-type G (guanine nucleotide-binding) domain.; KEGG: orh:Ornrh_0337 tRNA modification GTPase; Acting on acid anhydrides) gives MIHFEDTIVALATPNGAGAIAVIRLSGKQALEIAHSVFESIHEGKQLIHQKSHTIHLGYVKDDVKNIDQALFSIFKGPHSYTGENVVEISCHGSVYIQQQILQLLIKKGARIADPGEYTLRAFLNGKMDLSQAEAVADLISANSEIAHQTALQQMKGGFSNELGELRKKLIHFASMLELELDFATEDVEFADRSELNRLLEKLEYNLKYLADSFSLGNVIKEGIPVAIVGEPNTGKSTLLNTLLNEERAIVSNIEGTTRDTIEDELVLEGINYRFIDTAGIRDTQDQIENIGIQKTFEKIEASKVVLYMVDVEKIQHDPQKIDRYLEEIHKITSQYPTKKVLVLLNKVDLIPSELDLTAFNTLENCIPISAKEKKGIKTLTDELVNVIKRGEINTNQTIVTNTRHYEALVSALEAIQKTKQGLEMEIPGDLLALDVRQALHHLGEITGEIDVDTDILGTIFGEFCIGK, from the coding sequence ATGATTCATTTTGAAGATACTATTGTAGCTCTTGCTACGCCCAATGGGGCCGGTGCTATTGCTGTTATTCGATTATCAGGAAAACAGGCTCTTGAAATTGCGCATTCCGTTTTTGAATCCATTCATGAAGGAAAGCAATTGATACATCAAAAATCACATACCATTCATTTAGGATATGTGAAAGATGATGTCAAAAATATTGATCAAGCTCTATTTTCAATCTTTAAAGGCCCTCACTCCTATACGGGAGAAAATGTTGTGGAGATCTCCTGCCATGGTTCCGTTTACATTCAGCAGCAAATCCTTCAATTATTAATTAAAAAAGGAGCTCGAATAGCTGATCCTGGAGAATATACGTTACGTGCTTTCTTAAATGGTAAGATGGATTTATCACAAGCAGAAGCGGTAGCGGATCTCATCTCTGCAAATTCTGAAATAGCCCATCAAACGGCTTTACAACAAATGAAGGGTGGTTTTTCAAATGAATTAGGTGAACTTCGTAAAAAATTGATTCATTTTGCTTCTATGCTTGAATTAGAATTGGATTTTGCTACGGAAGATGTGGAATTTGCGGATCGCTCTGAATTAAATAGATTACTAGAAAAATTAGAGTATAATTTAAAATATTTAGCCGATTCTTTTTCATTAGGAAATGTGATCAAAGAAGGAATCCCGGTTGCCATCGTAGGAGAACCCAATACTGGTAAATCAACACTTTTAAATACCTTGTTAAACGAAGAACGTGCCATAGTATCTAATATAGAAGGAACCACTCGCGATACAATTGAGGATGAATTGGTTTTAGAGGGAATTAATTATCGTTTTATTGATACTGCTGGAATTCGTGACACTCAAGACCAGATTGAAAATATAGGGATTCAAAAGACTTTTGAAAAAATTGAGGCTTCTAAGGTGGTACTCTATATGGTTGATGTTGAAAAAATACAACACGATCCTCAAAAGATTGATCGTTATCTTGAAGAAATTCACAAAATAACCTCTCAGTATCCTACTAAAAAGGTTTTAGTTCTTTTAAACAAGGTGGATTTAATACCTTCAGAATTGGATCTAACTGCTTTCAATACGTTAGAGAATTGTATTCCTATTTCAGCCAAAGAAAAAAAGGGTATAAAAACCCTAACCGATGAACTGGTTAACGTTATAAAACGAGGTGAAATTAATACCAATCAAACCATTGTAACCAATACGAGACATTACGAGGCTTTGGTAAGTGCGTTGGAAGCTATTCAAAAAACCAAACAGGGTCTGGAAATGGAAATTCCAGGAGATTTACTTGCTCTAGATGTACGTCAAGCTTTACACCATCTAGGCGAAATTACAGGTGAAATCGATGTTGACACGGATATTCTAGGTACTATTTTTGGGGAGTTTTGTATTGGGAAGTAA
- a CDS encoding dihydrolipoyllysine-residue acetyltransferase (The 2-oxoglutarate dehydrogenase complex catalyzes the overall conversion of 2-oxoglutarate to succinyl-CoA and CO(2). It contains multiple copies of three enzymatic components: 2- oxoglutarate dehydrogenase (E1), dihydrolipoamide succinyltransferase (E2) and lipoamide dehydrogenase (E3) (By similarity); Belongs to the 2-oxoacid dehydrogenase family; Contains 1 lipoyl-binding domain.; KEGG: hoh:Hoch_3706 pyruvate dehydrogenase E2 component (dihydrolipoamide acetyltransferase)): MAELILMPRLSDTMEEGTIVKWHKNVGDSVSEGDIIAEIETDKAVQEFESEFEGTLLYQGIAEGSGVPVDSPLAVIGNKGEDFQALINNAASGETTEEVKETPTESVSAEPITIPEGIEVIQMPRLSDTMEAGTVAKWHKKVGDEVNEGDILAEIETDKAVQEFESEFEGTLLHAGVEEGGSSPVDTILAIIGPAGTDVSAIVANGGISSNTAETEKTETSTEAPKAAEKVQSTTATSTSGRVFASPLAKKIASDKGIDLSQVQGSGENGRIIKKDVENFTPSNASAKAETSSVSTVTNFIPAGETTETAISQMRKVIAKRLSESKFTAPHYYLNIEIDMENAMASRKAINAIPDTKVSFNDLVIKASAAALRKHPEINTTWGGDKIITHGDINIGVAVAVPDGLVVPVVNNADYLQLTQISASVKELAGKARDRKLTAEEMSGSTFTISNLGMFGIESFTSIINAPNSCILSVGAIVEKPVVKNGQIVVGHTMKVTLAADHRTVDGALGSAFLQTLKTMIENPVTILA, translated from the coding sequence ATGGCAGAATTAATTTTAATGCCTCGCCTTAGTGATACTATGGAAGAAGGAACCATAGTAAAATGGCACAAAAACGTTGGCGATTCAGTTTCAGAAGGTGATATTATTGCTGAAATCGAAACAGATAAAGCTGTTCAAGAGTTCGAATCTGAATTCGAAGGAACTTTGTTATATCAAGGAATTGCCGAAGGATCAGGAGTCCCTGTAGATAGCCCTTTAGCTGTTATAGGAAATAAAGGAGAAGATTTCCAAGCTTTAATTAATAATGCTGCTTCTGGTGAAACTACTGAAGAAGTTAAAGAAACTCCTACTGAATCTGTTTCAGCTGAACCTATCACTATTCCTGAAGGAATTGAAGTGATACAAATGCCTCGCTTAAGTGATACCATGGAAGCAGGTACTGTTGCTAAATGGCACAAAAAAGTAGGAGACGAAGTTAATGAAGGTGATATTTTAGCAGAAATTGAGACCGATAAAGCCGTTCAAGAATTTGAATCTGAATTTGAAGGAACTTTATTACATGCTGGTGTTGAAGAAGGAGGATCTTCTCCTGTTGATACCATTTTAGCAATTATTGGACCTGCTGGAACGGATGTAAGTGCAATTGTTGCCAATGGAGGAATTTCTTCTAATACAGCAGAAACTGAAAAAACGGAAACCAGCACAGAAGCTCCTAAAGCAGCAGAAAAAGTTCAATCAACTACAGCTACTTCTACATCAGGAAGAGTCTTTGCTTCACCTTTAGCTAAAAAAATTGCTTCTGATAAAGGAATCGATTTAAGTCAAGTTCAAGGTTCTGGAGAAAATGGACGTATCATAAAAAAAGATGTTGAAAACTTTACACCTAGTAATGCTAGTGCTAAAGCAGAAACTTCTTCTGTTTCAACTGTTACCAACTTTATTCCAGCTGGAGAAACTACGGAAACGGCTATTAGCCAAATGCGTAAAGTTATAGCAAAACGTTTAAGTGAATCAAAGTTTACTGCACCTCATTACTATTTAAATATTGAAATTGATATGGAAAATGCTATGGCTTCTCGTAAAGCTATTAATGCTATTCCAGATACAAAAGTTTCTTTTAACGATTTAGTAATTAAAGCAAGTGCTGCTGCTTTAAGAAAGCACCCTGAAATCAATACAACATGGGGAGGTGATAAAATTATTACTCATGGAGATATCAATATAGGAGTTGCTGTTGCGGTACCTGATGGTTTGGTTGTTCCTGTAGTAAACAATGCAGATTATTTACAGTTAACACAAATTTCAGCCTCTGTTAAAGAATTAGCAGGTAAGGCACGTGACCGTAAATTGACTGCAGAAGAAATGTCAGGAAGTACCTTTACTATTTCTAATTTAGGAATGTTCGGTATTGAATCTTTTACTTCTATCATTAATGCACCAAATTCATGTATTTTATCTGTTGGAGCTATTGTTGAAAAGCCCGTTGTTAAAAACGGACAAATTGTAGTAGGTCATACGATGAAAGTTACATTAGCCGCAGATCACCGAACAGTTGATGGTGCTCTTGGTTCAGCCTTCTTACAAACTTTAAAAACCATGATTGAAAACCCAGTTACTATTTTAGCTTAG